A single window of Vibrio stylophorae DNA harbors:
- a CDS encoding SDR family NAD(P)-dependent oxidoreductase, translating to MKISGSTIAICAAGSEMGQMIAHYFAQAGATVVLIQEQAVNPCELTQGIVESDFYQLQFDPQNEQSSRKIFEQIYELIGPVDIFINYWAAAAQMNLMSDDAMTQLSGAMNHVVSRLTVLGREAAKQMQLGQGGVIINMTAPEENGVVSLDSTRAIIDGFTQTWAKELSPFNIRVGGVVPVQAKRTAGLYKPVCPQELVRSAEYIVENDYFSGRLLEAEMSMVF from the coding sequence ATGAAAATATCAGGTTCCACCATCGCAATCTGTGCTGCTGGTAGTGAGATGGGGCAAATGATTGCACACTATTTTGCGCAAGCGGGAGCAACGGTCGTATTGATACAAGAGCAGGCGGTCAATCCCTGCGAATTAACACAAGGTATTGTTGAATCGGATTTTTATCAGCTTCAATTTGATCCGCAAAATGAACAGAGCAGTCGGAAAATATTTGAGCAAATATATGAGCTCATTGGTCCGGTGGATATCTTTATTAACTATTGGGCTGCAGCGGCGCAAATGAATTTGATGTCCGATGATGCCATGACCCAGCTCTCAGGGGCGATGAATCATGTGGTCTCGCGTTTAACTGTGCTAGGTCGCGAAGCTGCAAAACAGATGCAACTGGGACAAGGTGGGGTGATCATCAATATGACAGCGCCAGAAGAGAATGGCGTGGTCAGTTTAGATAGCACGCGAGCCATTATTGATGGCTTTACCCAAACTTGGGCGAAGGAACTCTCGCCTTTTAATATTCGTGTGGGTGGTGTGGTGCCTGTGCAAGCTAAACGTACGGCTGGCCTTTATAAACCGGTTTGCCCGCAGGAACTGGTGCGTAGCGCAGAATATATTGTTGAGAACGATTACTTTAGTGGTCGCCTGCTTGAAGCTGAGATGAGTATGGTGTTTTAA
- a CDS encoding tRNA-dihydrouridine synthase — MEGVVDGLMRDFITRLNPYDLCVTEFVRVVDLLLPERVYYRLAPELLQGGKTTAGTPVRVQLLGQDPNWLAENANRAAALGSPGVDLNFGCPAKNVNRSQGGASLLKNPQQIYQIIHQVRQALPADVTLSAKIRLGWDSIESAQEIFDAVISAGANELTVHGRTKEDGYHAPANWPAIGKLVAQCPIPLIANGDIVDATTAKQCMEQTGTPLLMVGRGAIEKPNLGAMIQSQASLLPWFDFVHAMVSFHDEDPAARAELFHPSRVKQWLRYLKVSYPQAQQLFVEFRSLRTIEEMHAGFRAHYEQLLRTHSQIGEI, encoded by the coding sequence ATGGAAGGGGTTGTAGATGGTTTGATGCGTGATTTTATTACCCGCCTAAACCCTTACGATCTCTGTGTTACAGAGTTTGTGCGTGTCGTCGACTTGCTATTACCTGAGCGGGTTTATTACCGCTTAGCACCAGAGCTACTTCAAGGGGGCAAAACAACGGCAGGAACGCCTGTGCGCGTGCAGTTGCTTGGACAGGATCCCAACTGGTTGGCTGAGAATGCCAATCGCGCCGCAGCGCTGGGTTCTCCAGGTGTGGATTTGAATTTTGGCTGTCCTGCGAAAAACGTTAATCGCAGTCAGGGCGGCGCCTCACTTCTTAAAAATCCACAGCAGATTTATCAAATCATTCATCAAGTGCGTCAAGCGTTGCCCGCTGATGTCACCCTCAGTGCAAAAATCCGTTTGGGCTGGGATAGTATTGAGAGTGCGCAAGAGATTTTTGATGCGGTTATTTCCGCAGGCGCGAATGAGCTGACGGTTCATGGTCGCACCAAAGAAGATGGTTATCACGCGCCAGCCAATTGGCCTGCGATTGGTAAGCTCGTCGCACAGTGTCCCATTCCATTGATAGCTAACGGTGATATTGTCGATGCCACGACGGCCAAACAGTGCATGGAACAAACAGGGACACCACTACTGATGGTGGGGCGAGGTGCCATTGAAAAGCCAAACCTTGGCGCGATGATCCAAAGCCAAGCCTCGCTGCTGCCTTGGTTTGATTTTGTTCATGCCATGGTGAGTTTTCATGATGAAGACCCAGCGGCGCGTGCAGAGTTGTTCCATCCGAGCCGCGTGAAACAGTGGCTTCGCTACCTCAAAGTAAGCTATCCACAAGCCCAGCAGCTGTTTGTTGAGTTTCGGTCACTACGAACAATTGAAGAGATGCATGCGGGATTTCGTGCGCATTATGAACAGTTGCTACGAACCCACTCACAAATCGGTGAAATCTAA
- a CDS encoding OmpA family protein, translating to MFKASFHTAMCMALLFSSTSVLAWQATDHPTLKRFPNAEIENNSDYFEYEEVNVIRSKPRDVGGNAVVDKTEKISGKVTFIEYEIAEKYTALQVYKNYKQVFKKQGIQLKLDCNRSCMQDLNPHDFRSLIIDGRTLGMYGLSQNHLLVGVKGPYHYMLFIGEGTFDTTVYQVVVEMDVMDTDMMSPIAASLQSDGNINLYGIQFDTGKAVLKSSSKDELGQLADVLNQYPELNIDIIGHTDNVGNAKSNLTLSRQRADAVKKYLVKTHGIDGDRLNTMGRGQTKPIASNGSKEGKAHNRRVEIVAVNPETITSQTQVAQGQQKKSDKPSLDETKKKVDDTTDKVNGVVDTVEDAVGTVDRVLSFF from the coding sequence ATGTTCAAAGCATCTTTTCATACGGCCATGTGCATGGCATTGCTATTTTCAAGTACCTCAGTTTTGGCTTGGCAAGCTACTGATCATCCAACGTTAAAGCGATTTCCTAATGCAGAAATCGAGAATAATTCTGATTACTTCGAATATGAAGAGGTGAATGTTATACGCAGTAAACCCCGTGACGTTGGTGGAAATGCCGTGGTTGATAAAACTGAAAAAATTTCAGGCAAGGTGACTTTTATTGAGTATGAAATTGCTGAGAAATACACGGCACTTCAAGTCTATAAAAATTACAAGCAAGTGTTTAAAAAGCAGGGTATTCAACTGAAATTGGATTGTAACCGAAGCTGTATGCAAGATTTAAATCCACATGATTTTCGTAGCTTGATTATTGATGGTCGTACCTTAGGGATGTACGGTTTATCTCAGAATCATTTATTGGTGGGGGTGAAAGGCCCATATCACTATATGTTATTTATTGGTGAGGGTACCTTTGATACAACTGTTTATCAGGTTGTTGTCGAAATGGATGTGATGGATACCGATATGATGTCGCCCATTGCGGCCTCTTTGCAGTCTGATGGCAATATCAACCTCTATGGTATTCAATTTGATACCGGTAAAGCGGTGCTGAAATCATCCTCTAAAGATGAGTTAGGGCAGCTTGCGGATGTACTGAATCAATATCCTGAACTGAATATCGATATTATTGGACACACCGATAATGTCGGTAATGCGAAGAGCAATCTCACCTTGTCTCGTCAGCGCGCCGATGCGGTGAAAAAATATTTGGTGAAAACTCACGGTATTGACGGTGATCGCCTTAATACCATGGGCCGCGGTCAAACCAAACCCATCGCAAGCAATGGTAGTAAAGAAGGTAAAGCACATAACCGCCGAGTTGAAATTGTTGCGGTGAATCCAGAAACCATTACATCGCAGACACAAGTCGCGCAAGGTCAGCAAAAGAAAAGTGATAAACCTTCCTTAGATGAGACCAAAAAGAAAGTTGATGACACTACAGATAAAGTGAATGGTGTTGTTGATACCGTAGAAGATGCAGTAGGCACGGTCGATCGTGTATTAAGCTTCTTCTAA
- the uvrB gene encoding excinuclease ABC subunit UvrB: MEKSFELNSPFQPSGDQPTAIAQLLQGLDAGLATQTLLGVTGSGKTYTMANVIATADRPTLILAPNKTLAAQLYGEMRDFFPNNAVEYFVSYYDYYQPEAYVPSTDTFIEKDASVNAHIEQMRLSATKALMERRDVVIVSSVSAIYGLGDPQSYLQMMLHVRRGDVMDQRAILRRLAEIQYTRNELAFERGTFRVRGDVIDIFPAESDREAVRLELFDDEIERISLFDPLTGSVTQDVARYTVYPKTHYVTPREKILEAIEKIKVELNSRQSDLLANHKLLEEQRITQRTRFDIEMMQELGYCSGIENYSRYLSGRAEGEPPPTLLDYLPADGLLIIDESHVTVSQVGAMYKGDRSRKETLVDYGFRLPSALDNRPLKFDEFEAIAPQTIYVSATPGAYELDRCAGQVAEQVVRPTGLLDPMIEVRPVATQVDDLLSEARRCSANNERVLVTTLTKRMAEDLTEYLDEHGIRVRYLHSDIDTVERVEIIRDLRLGEFDVLVGINLLREGLDMPEVSLVAILDADKEGFLRSERSLIQTIGRAARNIQGKAILYGDTITKSMAKAIEETERRREKQNQYNQDHGIVPQPLNKKIADIMELGSKVPTKANKPVKAPTLKSLKQVAEDEPAYMALSPQQLEKRISELEAQMLVHAQNLEFEQAATLRDEIAVLREQFIRNS, from the coding sequence ATGGAAAAATCATTTGAACTCAATTCGCCCTTTCAGCCATCGGGCGATCAGCCCACAGCGATTGCGCAGCTGCTACAAGGGCTCGATGCCGGTCTGGCAACGCAAACCTTGCTTGGTGTGACAGGTTCGGGGAAGACATATACCATGGCCAATGTGATTGCCACGGCCGACCGTCCGACCTTGATTTTAGCGCCAAACAAAACATTGGCCGCGCAGCTCTATGGCGAGATGCGAGATTTCTTTCCGAATAATGCGGTGGAATATTTCGTTTCTTACTATGACTACTACCAGCCTGAAGCTTATGTGCCGTCTACCGACACCTTTATTGAAAAAGATGCGTCAGTAAACGCACATATTGAGCAGATGCGTCTTTCGGCCACCAAGGCGCTGATGGAGCGACGCGATGTGGTCATCGTTTCTTCCGTGTCGGCGATCTATGGTCTGGGTGATCCACAATCATATTTGCAAATGATGTTGCATGTGCGCCGTGGAGATGTGATGGATCAGCGCGCGATTTTGCGTCGTCTTGCTGAAATTCAGTATACTCGCAATGAGCTCGCATTTGAGCGCGGTACCTTCCGTGTGCGCGGTGATGTGATTGATATTTTCCCTGCAGAGTCTGATCGTGAAGCGGTTCGCTTGGAGCTGTTTGATGATGAGATTGAACGGATTTCACTGTTTGATCCGCTCACTGGTTCAGTGACGCAAGATGTCGCGCGTTACACCGTGTATCCGAAAACCCACTATGTGACGCCGCGAGAGAAAATTCTTGAGGCGATTGAAAAGATTAAAGTAGAGCTCAATAGCCGACAAAGTGATCTGCTGGCTAATCATAAATTGCTTGAAGAACAGCGAATCACGCAGCGTACGCGCTTTGATATTGAGATGATGCAAGAGTTGGGTTATTGCTCTGGCATTGAAAACTATTCTCGTTATTTAAGTGGGCGTGCAGAGGGCGAGCCGCCACCAACCTTATTAGATTATTTGCCAGCTGATGGCTTACTGATCATTGATGAATCGCACGTGACAGTGTCACAAGTTGGTGCCATGTATAAAGGCGACCGTTCACGCAAAGAAACCTTGGTGGACTATGGTTTTCGGTTGCCATCAGCTTTGGATAACCGACCCCTGAAATTTGATGAGTTTGAAGCCATAGCGCCGCAGACCATTTATGTTTCAGCAACGCCTGGTGCCTATGAGCTGGATCGCTGTGCAGGCCAGGTCGCAGAGCAAGTGGTGCGACCGACAGGATTGCTTGACCCGATGATTGAGGTGCGACCTGTGGCAACGCAGGTGGATGACTTGCTCTCTGAGGCAAGGCGTTGTAGTGCCAATAATGAACGGGTGTTGGTGACCACGTTAACTAAGCGTATGGCTGAAGATTTAACTGAATATCTCGATGAACATGGCATTCGTGTGCGTTATTTGCACTCCGATATTGATACCGTAGAGCGAGTCGAGATTATTCGTGATTTGCGTTTGGGTGAATTTGATGTGCTGGTGGGGATTAACTTGCTCCGTGAAGGTTTAGATATGCCGGAGGTCTCACTGGTAGCGATCCTTGACGCCGATAAAGAGGGCTTCCTTCGTTCTGAGCGCTCCTTGATTCAGACCATTGGCCGTGCTGCGCGTAATATTCAAGGCAAGGCAATTCTATATGGGGATACCATCACCAAATCCATGGCCAAAGCCATTGAAGAAACGGAGCGTCGACGCGAAAAGCAAAATCAATATAACCAAGATCATGGGATTGTGCCGCAACCGCTGAATAAGAAAATTGCGGATATCATGGAGCTTGGCTCAAAAGTGCCAACCAAGGCGAATAAGCCAGTGAAGGCGCCGACCTTGAAATCACTGAAGCAAGTGGCTGAGGATGAACCGGCCTATATGGCACTTTCGCCGCAGCAGCTGGAAAAACGAATCAGCGAGCTTGAAGCGCAAATGCTTGTTCATGCACAGAACCTTGAGTTTGAGCAAGCCGCAACTTTGCGTGATGAAATTGCAGTGCTGCGTGAGCAGTTTATTCGCAACAGCTGA